From Edaphobacter lichenicola, one genomic window encodes:
- a CDS encoding IS1182 family transposase, with amino-acid sequence MAYIKGEGRSQGTLFPEVLDELVPADHVCRVVDAFVGTLAMTELGFERAVAADTGRPGYDPRDLLKLYLYGYLNQIRSSRRLEAECLRNVELMWLLGRLYPDHKSIAEFRRVHREAVTAAGATLVRFAKSCGLIRGEWIAIDGSKFRAVASIDTVRERIALQRYLDSLEKADTEQKTMIDQSAVQAALDKLKQNAEPEAGFMLVRQQALPAYNIQTAVDTEHALIVAHAVVLDASDIRCLKPMAEAAKEAIEASSFKVVADAGYSNGEQVAHCEAAGMVPYVPVMRTVNNQGDGSLFGRADFHYNADTDSYVCPGNKTLLRKHTNQKDRYTMYKASAADCGACSLKSRCTQAPRRGLARHLYEEALNRMQERVTPEAMRLRRSTVEHPFATIKYRIFGHPRLLLRGLSGAKAEIALATMAYNLKRITNVLGAAKVTRTLHQL; translated from the coding sequence ATGGCTTATATCAAAGGTGAAGGCCGCAGCCAAGGCACACTGTTCCCCGAGGTGCTCGATGAGCTTGTGCCAGCCGATCATGTGTGTCGTGTCGTCGACGCGTTCGTCGGCACGCTGGCGATGACTGAGCTAGGCTTTGAGCGCGCAGTAGCAGCCGACACCGGTCGCCCCGGCTACGATCCACGCGATCTGTTGAAGTTATACCTATACGGCTACTTGAATCAGATTCGATCCTCGCGACGCTTGGAAGCCGAGTGTCTCCGTAACGTAGAGCTGATGTGGTTACTGGGACGACTCTATCCAGACCACAAGTCCATCGCGGAGTTCCGCCGCGTCCACCGCGAAGCGGTGACCGCAGCTGGCGCAACACTTGTCCGGTTTGCGAAGAGTTGCGGTTTGATTCGTGGAGAGTGGATCGCCATCGATGGCTCCAAGTTCCGCGCTGTGGCCAGCATCGACACTGTTCGCGAAAGGATCGCATTACAGCGTTATCTCGACAGTTTGGAGAAAGCGGACACAGAGCAGAAGACGATGATCGATCAATCCGCCGTACAAGCTGCACTCGACAAGCTGAAGCAAAATGCGGAGCCAGAGGCCGGCTTCATGTTGGTTCGTCAGCAAGCTCTCCCGGCCTACAACATCCAAACGGCCGTAGATACGGAACATGCGCTGATCGTCGCCCACGCCGTCGTTCTTGATGCCTCCGATATCCGTTGTCTGAAGCCTATGGCGGAGGCTGCGAAGGAAGCGATTGAAGCAAGCAGCTTCAAGGTGGTAGCGGACGCCGGTTACTCCAATGGAGAGCAGGTCGCTCACTGCGAAGCGGCGGGCATGGTTCCGTATGTTCCAGTCATGCGAACGGTGAACAACCAAGGCGACGGCAGTCTTTTCGGTCGCGCTGACTTCCACTACAACGCTGACACTGATTCGTATGTCTGTCCCGGCAACAAGACGCTTCTGCGCAAGCACACCAATCAAAAAGACCGTTACACCATGTACAAAGCTTCAGCCGCTGACTGTGGTGCCTGTTCTCTCAAGTCGCGCTGCACGCAGGCTCCGAGGCGTGGTCTAGCCCGCCACTTATATGAAGAAGCATTGAATCGTATGCAGGAACGAGTGACGCCAGAAGCGATGCGGTTGCGTCGATCCACCGTCGAGCACCCATTTGCGACGATCAAGTATCGAATATTCGGGCACCCGCGTCTCCTGCTACGTGGATTGTCCGGCGCGAAGGCTGAAATTGCTCTCGCGACAATGGCATACAACCTCAAGCGCATCACAAACGTGCTCGGTGCAGCTAAAGTGACAAGGACCCTTCACCAACTGTGA
- a CDS encoding 3-oxoacyl-ACP reductase family protein produces MTEKYGRSFTGKVALVAGGSRGIGEGIVRRLASDGAAVAFTYSNSEEKAKRLTSEIEAAGGKALPIKADSASADDIRAAVDQVVKELGELDIFVNNAGILIRGTVGTYSLEDLDRMLDINVRAAFIGIQEASEHMKNGGRIILIGSNTAVRTAFPGASVYSMTKAALVGLVRGAAIDLAPRAITVNNVQPGPTATDMSAPHAEAVKTLVPLGRMADVSEIAGFVSYLASDEAGFITGSSLTIDGGYIA; encoded by the coding sequence ATGACGGAAAAGTACGGTCGATCATTTACAGGCAAGGTCGCTCTCGTGGCAGGTGGCTCGCGAGGAATTGGCGAAGGAATCGTAAGGCGGCTTGCATCAGACGGCGCAGCAGTCGCATTTACCTATTCCAACTCGGAAGAAAAAGCGAAGCGGCTCACAAGCGAAATCGAAGCTGCGGGAGGCAAGGCACTCCCGATCAAAGCGGATAGCGCCTCTGCCGACGACATTCGTGCGGCAGTCGATCAAGTCGTAAAAGAGTTGGGCGAACTGGATATTTTCGTCAACAATGCCGGAATCTTGATTCGGGGAACCGTCGGCACCTACAGCCTCGAAGACCTCGATCGCATGTTGGACATTAACGTCCGAGCTGCATTTATCGGCATACAAGAGGCCTCGGAGCATATGAAAAACGGAGGACGGATCATCCTGATCGGCAGTAACACTGCCGTTCGCACAGCCTTTCCTGGGGCAAGCGTTTACAGCATGACCAAAGCTGCCCTCGTCGGATTGGTACGAGGAGCTGCCATCGACCTCGCACCTCGGGCAATTACCGTCAACAATGTCCAGCCTGGTCCGACTGCAACTGACATGAGTGCGCCACATGCCGAGGCGGTGAAGACCCTGGTTCCGCTTGGGCGAATGGCAGATGTGTCAGAAATTGCCGGTTTTGTCTCGTATCTCGCCTCCGATGAGGCCGGGTTCATCACAGGGTCGAGCCTCACAATCGACGGCGGATACATCGCATAA
- a CDS encoding TetR/AcrR family transcriptional regulator: MARPKEFDQEKALHRAISVFSQKGFAATSTEDLMQAMDVGRQSMYDTFGDKRALFLKALEVYVAESVRAINLELQSPGSPLAAVRRALIQFAERKDLSSTDGCMGINAVCEFGMRDEEVTQITRSAGRLQRQTLMDTLRRAQLEGELDAPTDIESLADFFDSTLAGMRIAAKAGKTRPALKRIAVVASIVFAGTKLSIL; the protein is encoded by the coding sequence ATGGCCCGACCAAAGGAATTTGATCAAGAGAAAGCTCTTCATCGTGCCATATCCGTTTTCTCTCAAAAGGGCTTTGCTGCCACATCAACGGAAGACCTGATGCAAGCGATGGATGTTGGGAGACAAAGCATGTATGACACTTTCGGGGACAAACGTGCCCTCTTTCTAAAGGCTCTCGAAGTCTATGTCGCGGAGAGCGTTCGCGCGATCAATTTGGAACTCCAGAGCCCAGGGTCACCCCTTGCTGCTGTCCGGAGAGCACTTATCCAGTTTGCGGAGCGCAAAGATCTTTCCAGTACAGATGGTTGCATGGGAATCAATGCCGTCTGTGAGTTCGGGATGCGAGATGAAGAGGTGACGCAAATTACCCGCAGTGCAGGGAGGCTACAACGCCAAACACTCATGGATACGTTGAGACGAGCTCAACTGGAAGGCGAACTAGATGCTCCTACAGACATTGAGAGTCTCGCCGATTTCTTTGACAGCACGCTGGCAGGAATGAGGATCGCGGCGAAAGCAGGAAAGACTCGGCCAGCCCTAAAACGAATCGCTGTAGTTGCGTCAATAGTATTTGCCGGTACTAAATTATCGATCCTGTAA
- a CDS encoding RICIN domain-containing protein translates to MQLPTGTPGNPTTISSSQLQGGFQDQYFFTNSSDGSLGMKDPGINCVTTPNSAHCRTELREMNADGSAASWFPSGTNKLDATLKVEDPGGSVVIGQVHLAGEKPLAELYYDSAGNIEIGVEQTTAGGNQLRTFLGQVPVGTLFSYEINYSNNQLSVSINGGTPFVLNTFGVGGLASYFKAGAYGQTTAPSDVHFFKLQITHAGTINTNGWYKVVNVNSGLCADVFAFGTALGTSLDQWQCGNGQANQQWQLTPVGNGIYQVSSRFVAMSWNVTGGVGATGNQVPIQLWSYGGASNEQWQAVLLGADSNWNGIYKFIAQNSGLCLDVPSASKSDGQQLDQFSCNGTNAQAFTLVPVTPALGNPVAPTAAAPPPAPTPNPNAWYNVVNVNSGLCVDDLNFGTALGSVVDQWSCGNGQANQQWQLTPTGNGSYQVSSRLVAMSWNITGGTGATGNTTPIQLWSFGGASNEQWKAAYLSTDSNGNNVYQFIAENDGLCLDVPGASTSNGQQLDQFSCNGTNAQAFTLVQVNPAPGNPVAPTAAAPPPPPTPNPNAWYNVVNVNDGSCVDVFDWGTALGTRLDQWTCGNDQANQQWQLTPVGNGVYQVHSRFVTMSWNVTGGTGATGNQTPIQLWSYGGNSNEQWQAIFLRTDSDGNNVFKLIAQNSGLCLDVPGASNANGLQLDQFSCNGSNAQAFTLVPVTPSLGNPVAPTAAAPPPAPTPDPNAWYNVVNVNSGLCVDDLNFGTALGSVVDQWSCGNGQANQQWQLTPTGNGSYQVSSRFVAMSWDVTGGTGATGNQTPIQLWSYGGRSNEQWQAVYLRTDGNGNNVYNLIAQNSGLCLDVPGASNANGQQLDQFSCNGTNAQAFTLVQVNPAPGNPVAPTAPAPPPPPTPNPNAWYNVVNVNDGSCVDVFDWGTALGTRLDQWTCGNDQANQQWQLTSVGNGVYQVHSRFVAMSWNVTGGTGATGNQTPIQLWSYGGDSNEQWKAVYLWTDGNGNNVYRFVAQNDGLCLDVPGASNANGLQLDQFSCNGTNAQAFTLVQVNPAPGNPVAPTAAAPPPTSSPTPPPSSPPPSGPQKLPANSPIGPGAWAIQNVNSGLCLDVFGGQQTAGAALDQWPCGVGPSQQWWFSPASFFGISYNIEDGYGTIIDVAGGPSVTWNQAGIDLWTMNDQTNDQWVAVRLPSGAYNFVSVSSGKCLDVPFSSTSQGLRLDQYDCNGTNAQAFWVYPAPTSSAGGSSGGGSSGGNGPGGGCSIGPLGTACRQPD, encoded by the coding sequence TTGCAATTACCTACGGGTACTCCGGGAAACCCTACGACTATCAGCAGTTCCCAACTCCAAGGGGGATTCCAGGACCAATATTTTTTCACGAACAGTTCCGATGGCTCTTTGGGGATGAAGGATCCGGGAATCAACTGCGTCACAACGCCTAATTCGGCACACTGCCGAACCGAATTACGCGAAATGAATGCAGACGGTTCTGCAGCGAGTTGGTTTCCGAGTGGGACCAATAAGTTGGACGCAACGCTCAAGGTGGAAGATCCAGGTGGTAGTGTCGTCATCGGTCAGGTGCATCTTGCCGGGGAGAAGCCCCTTGCCGAGTTGTACTATGATTCGGCTGGAAATATCGAGATAGGAGTGGAGCAAACAACGGCTGGAGGAAATCAGCTACGAACGTTCCTCGGTCAAGTTCCTGTCGGCACCCTTTTCAGTTATGAGATCAACTATTCCAATAATCAGCTTTCAGTAAGCATCAATGGGGGGACGCCTTTTGTCTTAAACACGTTCGGTGTTGGCGGCCTAGCCTCATATTTCAAGGCAGGAGCTTACGGCCAAACAACGGCTCCTTCCGATGTGCACTTTTTCAAACTGCAAATCACTCATGCGGGAACGATCAACACCAATGGCTGGTACAAGGTTGTCAATGTCAACAGTGGTCTCTGTGCAGATGTATTTGCATTTGGAACGGCCCTGGGGACCAGTCTGGACCAATGGCAATGCGGAAATGGCCAGGCCAATCAGCAGTGGCAGTTGACGCCGGTCGGCAATGGGATCTACCAGGTCAGCAGCCGCTTCGTGGCGATGTCGTGGAACGTCACCGGCGGCGTTGGAGCCACCGGCAACCAGGTCCCGATCCAGCTCTGGAGTTATGGCGGGGCTAGCAACGAGCAATGGCAAGCGGTGCTTCTGGGAGCCGACAGCAACTGGAACGGAATCTATAAATTCATCGCCCAAAACAGCGGCCTCTGCTTGGACGTGCCCAGCGCCTCCAAGTCGGACGGGCAGCAACTGGACCAGTTCTCCTGCAACGGCACGAATGCGCAAGCCTTTACGCTCGTGCCGGTCACGCCTGCGCTGGGCAATCCGGTTGCGCCCACAGCTGCTGCGCCTCCTCCTGCTCCAACCCCCAATCCGAACGCGTGGTACAACGTGGTGAATGTCAACAGTGGCCTTTGCGTGGATGATCTGAATTTTGGAACCGCGCTCGGCTCAGTGGTGGATCAATGGAGCTGCGGAAACGGCCAAGCCAATCAGCAGTGGCAATTGACGCCGACCGGAAACGGCTCCTACCAGGTTAGCAGCCGCCTCGTGGCCATGTCGTGGAATATCACCGGAGGAACAGGAGCGACTGGCAATACGACGCCGATCCAACTCTGGAGTTTCGGAGGAGCCAGCAACGAGCAATGGAAGGCTGCCTATCTGTCGACCGACAGCAATGGCAACAATGTGTACCAATTCATTGCTGAGAATGACGGGCTGTGTCTGGATGTGCCTGGAGCTTCCACATCGAACGGGCAACAATTGGACCAGTTCTCGTGCAACGGTACCAATGCGCAAGCCTTTACTCTCGTGCAGGTCAATCCTGCGCCGGGCAATCCGGTTGCGCCCACTGCTGCTGCGCCTCCTCCTCCTCCAACGCCCAATCCGAACGCGTGGTACAACGTGGTGAACGTCAACGACGGCTCCTGTGTTGATGTGTTTGACTGGGGAACTGCGCTGGGCACGCGTCTGGACCAATGGACCTGTGGAAACGACCAAGCCAATCAGCAGTGGCAGTTGACGCCGGTCGGCAATGGTGTCTATCAGGTCCACAGTCGCTTTGTGACCATGTCATGGAACGTGACCGGAGGTACTGGAGCGACCGGTAACCAGACGCCGATCCAACTCTGGAGTTACGGAGGGAACAGCAACGAACAGTGGCAGGCCATATTTCTACGCACCGATAGCGATGGCAACAACGTATTCAAGCTGATCGCTCAGAACAGCGGGCTGTGTTTGGATGTGCCCGGAGCTTCCAATGCGAACGGGCTGCAACTGGACCAGTTCTCCTGCAACGGCTCCAATGCGCAAGCCTTTACGCTCGTGCCGGTCACGCCTTCGCTGGGCAATCCGGTTGCGCCCACGGCTGCTGCGCCTCCTCCTGCCCCAACCCCCGATCCGAACGCGTGGTACAACGTGGTGAATGTCAACAGTGGCCTTTGCGTGGATGATCTGAATTTTGGAACCGCGCTCGGCTCAGTGGTGGATCAATGGAGTTGTGGAAACGGCCAAGCCAATCAGCAGTGGCAATTGACGCCGACCGGAAACGGTTCCTACCAGGTCAGCAGCCGCTTCGTGGCCATGTCCTGGGACGTCACCGGAGGTACTGGAGCGACCGGCAACCAGACGCCGATCCAGCTCTGGAGTTACGGAGGGCGCAGTAACGAACAGTGGCAGGCCGTGTATCTACGGACCGATGGCAATGGCAACAACGTATACAATCTGATCGCTCAGAACAGCGGGCTGTGTTTGGATGTGCCCGGAGCCTCCAATGCGAACGGGCAACAACTGGACCAGTTCTCGTGCAACGGTACCAATGCGCAAGCCTTTACGCTCGTGCAGGTCAATCCTGCGCCGGGCAATCCGGTTGCGCCCACGGCTCCTGCTCCTCCTCCTCCTCCAACGCCCAATCCGAACGCGTGGTACAACGTGGTGAACGTCAACGACGGCTCCTGTGTTGACGTGTTTGACTGGGGAACTGCGCTGGGCACGCGTCTGGACCAATGGACCTGTGGAAACGACCAAGCCAATCAGCAGTGGCAGCTTACCTCCGTCGGCAATGGTGTCTATCAGGTCCACAGTCGCTTTGTGGCCATGTCATGGAACGTGACCGGAGGTACTGGAGCGACCGGCAACCAGACGCCGATCCAACTCTGGAGTTACGGAGGGGACAGCAACGAACAGTGGAAGGCCGTGTATCTGTGGACCGATGGCAATGGCAACAACGTGTACCGGTTCGTCGCTCAGAATGATGGACTCTGTCTGGATGTGCCCGGAGCTTCCAATGCGAACGGGCTGCAACTGGACCAGTTCTCCTGCAACGGCACCAATGCGCAAGCCTTTACACTCGTGCAGGTCAATCCTGCGCCGGGCAATCCGGTTGCGCCCACAGCTGCTGCGCCTCCTCCAACGTCGTCTCCCACTCCGCCGCCCAGCAGCCCGCCGCCCAGCGGTCCGCAGAAGCTGCCGGCTAACTCCCCGATTGGTCCTGGGGCGTGGGCCATTCAGAACGTAAATAGCGGACTTTGCCTCGACGTCTTCGGTGGACAGCAGACAGCTGGCGCCGCTCTCGATCAGTGGCCATGCGGAGTCGGGCCGTCTCAGCAATGGTGGTTTTCGCCCGCGAGCTTCTTTGGAATTTCCTACAACATTGAGGACGGCTATGGAACCATCATAGATGTAGCTGGTGGTCCCAGCGTAACCTGGAACCAGGCTGGGATCGATCTTTGGACCATGAACGATCAAACCAACGATCAATGGGTAGCGGTTCGCCTGCCCTCGGGAGCCTACAACTTTGTCTCTGTCAGCAGCGGAAAGTGCCTGGATGTCCCGTTCTCTTCGACCAGTCAAGGTCTGCGATTGGATCAGTACGATTGCAATGGGACCAACGCTCAAGCGTTCTGGGTATATCCCGCGCCTACGTCCAGTGCAGGTGGCAGTTCCGGCGGTGGCAGTTCCGGCGGCAATGGTCCGGGCGGTGGCTGCTCCATTGGGCCACTTGGGACCGCCTGTAGGCAGCCTGACTAA